A window from Saccharomyces cerevisiae S288C chromosome XIII, complete sequence encodes these proteins:
- a CDS encoding uncharacterized protein (hypothetical protein; transcriptionally regulated by Upc2p via an upstream sterol response element; strong increase in transcript abundance during anaerobic growth compared to aerobic growth; cells deleted for YML083C do not exhibit growth defects in anerobic or anaerobic conditions), with protein sequence MDYLHVYNNNQAHVPRTPPGRQCLSPVLPPIILALDQQHSLTFGYSSPRCLPTPILPSMSTNTPVHWSQQVVTIPVAVRNHAAMMPIITPMTSPRPQFEATAPSPPLAPVAIKLPDLKLPPSPVPSTVEDRVSHPILPKIVIGNGGGRDVERDSTEELIRKIPNYIGCAKTKAQLSKVRSGKQLIACAQEYHHPVNKDEIENINNILNFRDFIFKHPKSSFEFLCTLSFEQFVRVYSFISFIYRTKKINKNKYELVCEMNVHEQLSNKRIQRTRTPEKYKIHLICESKLILTFNHCTKTVKFESINGGHCHPISANHIIKPSLFLTHCINKCYQTVSDPTDLKLALRDALEALDHERIGLSFLKRRHFKCSHQASSLSNASATLKKQEDHDTFGVHTGIIHTANFFMFNASSDIFQRN encoded by the coding sequence ATGGACTATTTACATGTATATAACAACAACCAGGCGCACGTTCCCAGAACACCTCCAGGCAGGCAGTGCCTATCGCCCGTTCTGCCCCCAATCATATTGGCGTTAGATCAACAACATTCGCTGACATTTGGGTACTCCAGCCCCAGGTGCTTGCCAACACCCATATTGCCTTCTATGAGCACAAATACGCCCGTCCATTGGTCACAACAGGTTGTCACTATCCCTGTCGCTGTACGAAATCATGCCGCAATGATGCCTATTATCACACCTATGACCTCCCCAAGACCTCAGTTTGAAGCAACGGCTCCCTCACCCCCTTTGGCCCCGGTCGCCATAAAGCTGCCAGATTTGAAACTACCACCGTCGCCTGTGCCCAGCACAGTAGAGGACAGAGTTTCACATCCTATCCTGCCCAAAATTGTGATCGGGAATGGCGGCGGCCGTGATGTTGAGCGAGATAGTACCGAGGAATTAATTAGGAAGATTCCAAACTACATTGGTTGTGCAAAAACAAAGGCACAATTGAGCAAAGTTAGGTCTGGTAAACAACTAATTGCATGCGCACAGGAATATCACCATCCAGTAAACAAGGACGAGATCGAAAATATCAACAACATTCTAAACTTCAGGGACTTTATTTTCAAGCATCCAAAATCCTCCTTCGAGTTCCTATGTACCCTGTCGTTTGAGCAGTTCGTTAGAGTATATTCATTCATTAGTTTCATCTACAggacaaagaaaatcaataaGAACAAGTACGAACTCGTTTGTGAGATGAATGTTCACGAGCAACTCAGCAATAAGCGTATACAAAGAACAAGGACTCCTGAAAAGTACAAAATACATTTGATCTGCGAGTCAAAACTCATACTGACCTTCAACCACTGTACGAAGACAGTAAAATTTGAGTCTATCAATGGCGGGCACTGCCATCCGATTTCAGCCAACCACATTATCAAGCCCTCCCTCTTCCTTACCCACTGCATTAATAAATGCTACCAGACCGTGTCAGACCCTACCGATTTGAAATTGGCATTGAGAGACGCCTTAGAAGCCCTTGATCATGAAAGGATAGGATTGTCTTTCTTAAAGAGGAGACATTTCAAGTGCTCACACCAAGCATCATCACTCTCGAATGCCAGCGCCACATTgaagaaacaagaagatCATGACACATTTGGTGTACATACAGGAATAATTCATACGGCAAATTTCTTCATGTTTAATGCATCTAGCGATATATTCCAGAGGAACtaa